The Ketobacter alkanivorans genome includes the window ACTGATCGCAACCCCATTGTTTCTCTGACCGTTGTGTGAGTAACCCCCTGCATGAGCATAACCAAGAAAGAATTTGCCGAACGTCGCCAGCAACTCATGAACATGATGGAGCCCAACTCCATCGCCATTGTTCCTGCTGCACCCATGCGCACCCGCAGCCGGGATACCGAATACCCCTATCGCCAGGACAGTGACTTTTTTTACCTGAGCGGCTTTGCCGAACCTGAGGCCGTGCTGGTGCTGGTGCCCGGGCGTGAACACGGTGAGTACGTGATGTTCTGCCGGGAGCGGGATCGGGATATGGAGATCTGGAACGGCTATCGGGCCGGGCCGGAAGGGGTGGTGAAGCAATACGGGGCCGACGATGCCTTCCCCATCGGCGATATCGACGAGATCCTGCCGGGGCTGCTGGAAGGCACCGATCGGGTCTACTACCTGATGGGGCGGGATAAGGAGTTCGACACGCAAGTGATGGAATGGGTGAACACCATCCGCGCCAAGGTGCGCAGCGGCGCTCATCCGCCGGGGGAGTTTATTGCCCTGGATCACCTGCTGCACGACATGCGTTTGTATAAGAGCAAAGCAGAGGTACGTTTGATGCAGCAGGCCGCCGATATGAGCGCCTCGGCCCATGTGCGGGCCATGGAGAAGTGTCGGCCGGGGATGATGGAGTTTCAGCTGGAGGCGGAGTTTTTACATGAATTCGGTCGTCACGGCAGCCGGTTCCCGGCCTATTCCAGCATTGTGGGGGGCGGTGCCAATGCCTGCATCCTGCATTACATTGATAACGTGAATGAGCTGAAAGCGGGGGATCTGGTGCTGATTGATGCGGGGGCCGAATACCAGCATTACGCGGCGGATATTACCCGTACTTTCCCGGTGGACGGCCAATACAGCCCCGAGCAGCGCGCCCTGTATGAGGTGGTGTTGAAGGCGCAGTTGGCGGCCATCAAGCAGGTTAAACCCGGCAATCACTGGAACCAGCCCCACGAGGCGGCGGTGAAAGAACTCACCAAAGGGCTGGTGGCTCTGGGCCTGTTGCAAGGCAAAGTGAACGAGCTGATCGAAAACGAAGCCTATCGTCGCTTTTACATGCATCGTACCGGCCATTGGCTGGGCATGGATGTGCACGATGTGGGCGACTACAAAGTGGGGGATGCCTGGCGCGAACTGGAGCCGGGCATGGTGCTGACGGTGGAGCCGGGCCTGTATGTGGCACCGGACGACGATACGGTAGACCCGAAATGGCGTGGCATCGGTATTCGTATTGAAGACGATGTGCTGGTGACGGAGAAGGGCCGCAAAGTACTGACCAGCAAGGTGCCGAAAGATCCCGATGAGATCGAAGCCCTGATGGCCAAAGCCCGCACCGCAAAACGCGCCGCTGCCAAGAAAACCAAGCGGGTTGCCTGACATGGACATTATCATCATGGGTGGCGGCCTGGTGGGAGCCTCGTTGGCCGCCTGTCTGGCCCGCGACCCTAAGATCAATATCGCTGTGGTGGAGAAGTTCGCGCCGCAGCCGCAAGATCCGCACGGGCAGGGCGATGCCGAATCCCAGGTGCTGCACCCCAGTTACGATGCCCGCAACACCGCATTGGCCAACGGCACCTGTCATGTGTTCGATCAGCTGGGCCTGTGGCAATCCATGCGCGAATACGCTGTGCCCATCCACACCATCGACATCACCAATCAAGGCCGTTTTGGTCGCGCCGTGATCCGGGCTGAGGAGGAGCGGGTGCGGGCCCTGGGCTATGTGATCGAGAATCGTTACATGGGGAAGTTTCTGTCAGAGCATTTGCAGAGTTGTCCCAATGTGCAGTATCTGGCCCCGGCGGAAATCGGCGGCCTGCATTACGAAGGCGACCAGATCGTGGCCTCGGTAGAGGTGGATGGCCGCTGGGAAATGTTCAAGTCGCCCCTGGTGGTGATCGCCGATGGGGCTCAATCCCAAGGCCGTGAACTGTTGGGCATCGGTGCGCAGGTTACCAGCTATGATCAGGTGGCCATTGTTACCGCTGTGACCCCGGATCGTCCGCACAATAACCTGGCATTAGAACGCTTTACTGATACCGGCCCCCTGGCCGTGTTGCCACAAACAGACAATCGCTGGGGCCTGACCTGGTGTCTTGATCAGGCGCGGGCCGATGAGTTGATGGCCGCCGATGATGCCACCTTTATGCGCGCGCTGGAACAGGCCGCCGGTTCTGCCATAGGTAATCTTACCAAAGTGGGTCGGCGCTTTACTTACCCGCTGGCATTGACCTTGGCCAAAGAGCAGGTGCGCCCTAATGCAGTGGTGCTAGGCAATGCTGCCCACGGCCTGCATCCGGTGGCGGGGCAGGGCCTGAATATGGCCATGCGGGATGTGGCGGTGCTGGTGCAGACCTTAAGCGAGGCCCGTACGCGGGGTCAGAGCTGGGGTGATTTCACATTGCTTAACCGCTACCTGCAACAGCGCGAGCAGGATCAGTTCAATACCATCCAGTTTTCCGACAAGCTCACCAAACTGTTCAGCAATCGTAACCCGCTGCTGAGCATGGCCCGTAATAGCGGCCTGCTGCTATTTGATACCCTTGGCGGCACCAAGCGTTTTGTGGCCCGTCACGCCATGGGGCGATCCGTGTCCACTACGCTGCCGGAGGTGGCTTCATGACTCTATCTTCGCAACCGGATCTGCTGATCGTGGGTGCCGGTATGGCCGGGCTGACCCTGGCGGCGGCACTGGCCGATCAGCCCCTCTCCATTCTGGTGATCGATCCCAATGTGCCTGCGGCTCCCCAGCAATGGCCCGATCACTTTGATCCGCGGGTCAGTGCGCTTACCCATGCCTCCGAAAACATCCTGCGCCGCTTGGGTGCCTGGGATGCCATTGCCAACACGCGGGTGGCTCCCTTCGCCCATATGGACGTGTGGGATGGCGATGGCACCGGCAACATCCAGTTTCACGCCAACGAGGCAGGGGCCGAGCATCTGGGCCACATTGTCGAGAATCGTGTCACCACCCATGCCCTGTTCCAGCGGGTGCAAGGGGCCGCCAACATTGAATTTCGCGCCCTGGGGCTGGAGAAAATCCTTGAGGGTGAGATGGGTGGCTGGCGTATCCAATTATCCGATGGCAGTGACATCACACCAACGCTGATGATCGGGGCCGATGGTGGCCGTTCCCGGGTGCGGGATCAGTTGGGTTTTCGCTGCCGCACCTGGGCGTATGGCCAGAGCGCCATCGTCACCACCGTCACCACTGAAAAGCCCCACGGCGATACAGCGCGACAGGTGTTTCTGGAAAGCGGCCCGCTTGCGTTTCTGCCGTTGCGAGAGCAAAGCAATCAGCGTGGCGCTTGTTTGTCTTCCATCGTCTGGACCTTAAATGACGATCAGCTGAAAGCGAAGCTGGCACTGACCGACGCCGACTTTTGCCAGCAACTGGAGCGTGCATTCGAACAGCGTCTGGGCAAGGTGGTTCATGCCGATCCACGCTTTGCCTTCCCCTTGGTGCAGAATCATGCGGTGGATTACATCCAGCCCGGTGTGGCGCTGATTGGCGATGCCGCCCACACCATTCACCCGCTGGCGGGGCAGGGCATCAACCTGGGGTTTCTGGATGCGGCCGTGCTGGCAGAAGAGATCCAGCGCGCCCTGGGCCACGAATTACCACTGGATGATTTCAGCGTGCTGCGTCGCTACCAGCGCCGTCGCAAACCCCATAACTTGATGCTGATGTCCACCATGGAAGGCTTCAAGCGGCTGTTTGGAGCAGACATCCCGCCGCTGCGGGTGGCGCGTAATGTCGGTATGTCGTTCTTCAATCGTCACAGCCTGATCAAGGGCCAGATCATGGCCCGAGCCATGGGCATGGAAGGGGATCTGCCGCAATTGGCCCAACCGGGGCTGGTGGCGGATTTTTAAGGTTTCTTGTACCCTTAGGGCAGTGGGATGACAACACAATTGCAGGAGTGACTTCATGGTAAAGGCGTTTGTGATACGAAACCAACTTGGCCAGTATTTTACGCGTAAAGGGGAATGGGTATCCGGTAAGGATGCCAGCGTGCTGTTCCACCAGCCTCACTATGATCAAGCCCTTAATCAGTTAATCGAAATCAACTCCAAAGACATCGAGCTGCGGGGCACCGTGGTGGAAGTCGAAATGGAAGACAAACGTCTCATCATCAACGAATACGGCCCCGACCCGGTTCAGCCTGAACTGTTGGCAGAAGAAGAATCCAAAACCGAAGACGGCGTGGCCGCCTGATTGAATATGCCCTGGGGACAGGTAACCGCGGGGCTGCATCATGACATTTAACCAGTTTCTGAATTGGGGGTGGGATCCAGCCACCACCGACCCCCGGCAAATGCGCCGTGTGCGTACGCTGGTGTCTGCCTGTCTGCTGTTAATCCTGATCGGCATTCCTTTTGTTGCTCGCGCTATCCAGTGGGATCTACCCATCCGTCAGGCTTTTCTGGGCACCGCAGTGAGTTTCGGGTTATTGGCTTTGTGGCTGCTGCGCGTGCAGCGCTTTACCCTCAGTGTGCACAGTTTGGCGTTCGGGGTGTATTTGGGGGGGTTGAATCAATATCTCACTGTAGGTGGGCTGGAGTCCGGTGCGGTGGCCTGGTGGCTGATCGTACCGTTGATTGGCGGCCTGTTGATGGGGCTGCGTACGGGGCTGGTGTGGATCGTGATCGCTCTGCTTTCCAGTCTGATCCTGTTCTACCTTGAAACCCATGGCCACACCTTCCCCAATCTGACTCCGCCAGAGGCCCGCAATGCCCAGCGCGTGGTGCTGGTGGTGGGTGAGTTCCTGGCGGTGCTGATATTGATGACCGCTTACCTGACTCAGATCGAAACCTCGGAACGCAGCCTGGCGCAGAAGAATGCATCGTTGCAGCAACAAGTGGCGCGAGCAGAAAGCGCCGAAGCGGCCGCAGTGGAGGCTTCCGCTGCCAAAACCCGCTTTCTGGCCAACATGACCCACGAGCTGCGCACGCCGCTTAACTCTATTCTGGGGTTCTCCCGCCGGGTTTCGCAGCAGTTGGATGCCCAGCTCAACGAGCGGCAGCGAGACGGCCTGCAACTGGTGGTGGATAACGGCGAGCAAATGTTGCGGCTGGTGTCGGATCTGCTGGAACTGTCGGAGCTTGAAGCAGGCAAATTGCAGCTCGGGCGCAGCGCAATGAATCTGCGTGAAACCGTGAGCCTGTTGTTGCCTGACATGCAGCGTAAGGCCGGTCAGTTTGGCCTTGATGTCGTGGCAGATGCCCCTCTGCCCGAAGTGCTGATCCATGGCGATCTGTCCCGTCTAAAGCGGGCGCTGGAAACCCTGTTGCGACATGCGGTGCAATATTGCCCGCAAGGGGTTATACGTGTCTCAGGACAGATCAGTGGGCAGGCCGTAGGTGAACAGCGCTGGGTGATGCGGGTGCATTGCGAACAGCTTTGTTTCAACGATGAGCAGCTGCAACGCATATTTGATCGGTACGATCACCTGCACAGTCTGTCCGAGCGGCCTGATCTGGTATCCGGTTTGGCCATGGTGCTGGCCCGTGAGTTCGTGCGTCGTCATGGGGGCGACTTGCAGGTAAGCCCGCATCCGCAGCGGGGAACCCTCTACCAATTAACTCTGCCGTGCGGTTAAGAGCAGGTTTGGCGCACGGTTGAGATTCAGGCACTATACTGATGTGAAAGGGATTTCATTGGAGAGTGTCGTTGGAGGGATTGCTGAATCAGCTGCTGAATTGCGGTTGGGATGAGGATAAAACCGATCCCATCCAGTTGCGGCGTATTCGTACCATCACTGGCACATCTCTTCTGCTTATATTGTTGGGTATTCCTTTTCTGCTGCGTGCCTACGAATGGCACATTTCCTTGCGCATGGTTACGGTGCCTGCGGCCATGCTGCTGGCGATCACATCCATCGCTGTCTTGGGTTGGTTTAAGAATTATCACATCAGTACCCAGTTGGTGGTCTTGGCCATTTATGTGGCCGGTGCCGGTGCTGTATTAACCAGTGGCGGGGTTGGCACCTCGGCGGTGGGTTGGTGGTTTCTGGTGCCGTTGCTGGCGGGGTTGCTGCGGGGAATGAGCAGCGGCCTGAGCTGGGGTGCCATAGTGCTGCTTTCTATGTATGCCTGCTACTGGGCCGAAGGCCACGGAATTCCGCTTCCGGATCTGACGCCGCCTGAACACGTTGCCGCCCAGCAGTTGATGCAAGCCCTGGGTGTGACCTGTGCCACCCTGATATTGATCAGTAATTACCTCGGCCAGATCGGCCACTCCGAGCGGATCCTGGCAGAGCACAATGAACGTCTGTCCAGGCAGGTGGAGCGGGCAGAGACTGCCGAACGTGAGCTGACGGTGGCGGTGGAATCGAAAACCCGCTTTCTGGCCAATATGAGCCATGAGATGAAAACCCCCCTGAATGCCATTCTGGGGTTTTCCAAACGCCTGCAGCACCGGGCGTCGGATAAGCTCGATGAGCGCGAGCAATTGGCCCTGGGCCAGGTAGTGAATCACTCAGGTAATATGCTTGCCCTGGTCAACGACCTGCTTGCTCTGGCGCAACTGGATGCAGAGACTCCTCAAGAGCCGAAACGCAGCCCGCTGGATCTGAAGGAGTTGTTGGTGCGCACAACCCAGGAGCTGGCACCGGTGGCGGGCAGGTTTGATCTGCAATTGATGATGGAGGCTGAGGACAGCCTGGTGATCGAGGCCAATGGTGAACAGATCACACAGGCAGTCGGCGCGCTGGTTCGTCATGCGCTCATGTATGCCAAGCAGGGAGTGGTGCGTCTTACACTCGGTGAGATGACCCAAGGTGCTCTGATTCAGGTGCTGTACCCTGGCGAATTGTCGGAGGCCGGCAAACAGCGTCTGTTCGATCGTTATAATCACCTGCACAGTCAGAACGGCCGCGACGTGGGGATGTCTGGCCTGGCGCTGGCCCTGGCGCAGGAGCATGTGCTGCTGCACGGTGGGCGCATTGGCGTCAGTTCCGATCCGGCGGCCAGCAATGTCTGTTTCAATCTTTACCTACCGAGTTGATTCCCATCAACTAAGCAGCAATTTGCCCATAAAAATTTGGTAAAACTGTTTCATTTGCAAATGCAGCAAATTATCATTTACACCCAATGCAAATACAGAGGTTTACCTATGAAAAAGCGTGTAATGAATATCCTTTCGCCGGTTTTTACGCTGGCCCTGTCAGCGATGGCGCTCGGTGGGATCGCAGGATGCAGCGATCAGGATAGCGCCAAGTCAGAGGCGGAAGCCGGGCAACCTACTGAAATAGTAGTGTATTCGTCACGTAATGAGCATTTGGTCAAGCCTCTGTTTGACCGCTTCACCGATGAAACCGGCATCAAGATCTCCTACATTACCGATGGCGAAGGCCCCCTCATGGCGCGTTTGCAGGCCGAAGCCGAGCGGACCCCCGCAGATCTGCTGATCACGGTAGACGCCGGTAATCTCTGGCAGGCGGCCAATATGGGCCTGTTGCAGTCCACCGAGTCCGAGGTGTTGGAACAGAATATCCCGGCCAAATATCAGGATTCCGAGAATCGCTGGTTCGGTCTGTCCATCCGGGCGCGCACCATTGTCTACTCCACTGAACGGGTTAAACCGGAAGAACTTTCCACCTATGAAAACCTGGCGACCGCAGCCTGGGATGGCCGCCTGTGTCTGCGTACGTCCAAAAAAGTGTATAACCAGTCGCTGGTGGCGACCCTGATTGAGCGCCATGGCGAGCAACGTACCGAAGAGATCGTGAAAGGCTGGGTGGATAACTTGGTCACCGATGTGTTCCCTAACGACACCTCGCTGATGGAGGCCATTGTGGCAGGGCAGTGTGATGTGGGCATCGTGAACACCTACTATTTTGGTCGCATGCAGGCAGAGGACCCAGCCATCCCCATGGCATTGTTCTGGCCCAACCAGCTTACCTCGGGAGTACATGTGAACGTTTCCGGTGCCGGTGTTACCCGACATGCCAAGCACCCCGCCCAGGCAAGGCAACTGCTGGAGTGGTTGGCCCAAGGAGAAGCCCAGGCCATGTTTGGTGGCCTCAATATGGAGTATCCGGTTAACCCGGCAGTGCCAGTGGATGATCTGGTGAAATCCTGGGGCGAGTTCAAAGCCGATGATCTGAACGTGGAAGTGGCAGGTCGACGGCAGGCTGAAGCCATCAAGTTGATGGATCGTGCCGGTTACCGCTAAATCCCCCGCACGATGACCGCTACCGTCATCGCCCGCCCCCAACCCTACTTGCCCAAACTGTTGCGGCGGGTGGGGTTGTTGCGCGCCTGCGCCTTGCTTTTGGCGCTGATGGTGGGCGCACCCCTGCTGGTGATTGCCTTCAGTTGGGGCGACGTTAATGCCGAGATCTGGTTGCATCTGGCCCAGACTCAATTGTTCCGATTATTGGGCAACACCTTTGTTCTGGTGCTGGGAGTGGCGGTTCTGGTGCTGTTGATCGGTGTTCCCCTGGCCTGGTTCACCGCCACCTGCGACTTTCCGGGGCGGCGGGTGTTTGATGTGGTTCTAATGCTGCCTCTGGCCGTGCCTGCCTATGTTATGGCCTTTGTTATGGTGGGGTTGCTGGATTACGCAGGCCCGGTGCAGGGCGCCCTGCGGGACTGGTTCGGCCCCCAACTTTCGTTTAGTTTTCGGGGCACCTTCCCCGTGGTGCTGGTGATGTCGCTGGTGCTGTACCCCTATGTTTACATGCTGGCCCGCAGCGCCTTTTTGTCACAGGGGCGCGAGCCGCTAGAGGCAGCGCGAGTGCTGGGATATGGCCCCTTGCAGGGCTTTCTGCGGGTTGCGTTACCCATGGCAAGGCCTGCGATTATCGCCGGTTTGTCGTTGGCGCTGATGGAAACCCTGGCGGATTTTGGTGCGGTGGCGGTGTTCAATTACGATACCTTCACCACCGCCATTTATAAGGCCTGGTACGGTTTTTTTGATCTGCAAACAGCCGCCCAGTTGGCCTCACTATTATTGGTTATCGTGCTCAGCGGTCTTTACCTTGAGCGCAGCGGGCGTGGCTCGGCCCGCTATTTTCAAAATGGGCGGCGGCGTAATTCTAGCGCCCGCATAGCCTTATCCGGCTCCCGCGCCTGGTTGGTGTCCGCTTGGTGTGGGTTGGTGTTTCTGGTGGCCTTTGTGATTCCAGTGGGGCATCTGTTGCTGTGGATAATTCAAGGTGCCTGGCGCGGTTTGGATGAACGCTACCTGGGGTTGGTCGGGCATACACTCACCCTGGCTGCCATCGCCGCAGTGGTGACGGTGATCGCCGCCTTCCTGCTGGCGCTCTATCGTCGCACCTACAAGGGCGCGCTGTCTGGTGGAATCGTGCGGCTGGCCACGGTGGGCTATGCACTGCCGGGCTCTGTGCTGGCGGTGGGGATCATGCTCAGTTTCAACTGGTTGGATGCCTGGGCAGCCCAACTGCAAACCGCCCTCGGCC containing:
- a CDS encoding FAD-dependent monooxygenase — encoded protein: MTLSSQPDLLIVGAGMAGLTLAAALADQPLSILVIDPNVPAAPQQWPDHFDPRVSALTHASENILRRLGAWDAIANTRVAPFAHMDVWDGDGTGNIQFHANEAGAEHLGHIVENRVTTHALFQRVQGAANIEFRALGLEKILEGEMGGWRIQLSDGSDITPTLMIGADGGRSRVRDQLGFRCRTWAYGQSAIVTTVTTEKPHGDTARQVFLESGPLAFLPLREQSNQRGACLSSIVWTLNDDQLKAKLALTDADFCQQLERAFEQRLGKVVHADPRFAFPLVQNHAVDYIQPGVALIGDAAHTIHPLAGQGINLGFLDAAVLAEEIQRALGHELPLDDFSVLRRYQRRRKPHNLMLMSTMEGFKRLFGADIPPLRVARNVGMSFFNRHSLIKGQIMARAMGMEGDLPQLAQPGLVADF
- a CDS encoding sensor histidine kinase, with amino-acid sequence MTFNQFLNWGWDPATTDPRQMRRVRTLVSACLLLILIGIPFVARAIQWDLPIRQAFLGTAVSFGLLALWLLRVQRFTLSVHSLAFGVYLGGLNQYLTVGGLESGAVAWWLIVPLIGGLLMGLRTGLVWIVIALLSSLILFYLETHGHTFPNLTPPEARNAQRVVLVVGEFLAVLILMTAYLTQIETSERSLAQKNASLQQQVARAESAEAAAVEASAAKTRFLANMTHELRTPLNSILGFSRRVSQQLDAQLNERQRDGLQLVVDNGEQMLRLVSDLLELSELEAGKLQLGRSAMNLRETVSLLLPDMQRKAGQFGLDVVADAPLPEVLIHGDLSRLKRALETLLRHAVQYCPQGVIRVSGQISGQAVGEQRWVMRVHCEQLCFNDEQLQRIFDRYDHLHSLSERPDLVSGLAMVLAREFVRRHGGDLQVSPHPQRGTLYQLTLPCG
- a CDS encoding ABC transporter permease encodes the protein MVGAPLLVIAFSWGDVNAEIWLHLAQTQLFRLLGNTFVLVLGVAVLVLLIGVPLAWFTATCDFPGRRVFDVVLMLPLAVPAYVMAFVMVGLLDYAGPVQGALRDWFGPQLSFSFRGTFPVVLVMSLVLYPYVYMLARSAFLSQGREPLEAARVLGYGPLQGFLRVALPMARPAIIAGLSLALMETLADFGAVAVFNYDTFTTAIYKAWYGFFDLQTAAQLASLLLVIVLSGLYLERSGRGSARYFQNGRRRNSSARIALSGSRAWLVSAWCGLVFLVAFVIPVGHLLLWIIQGAWRGLDERYLGLVGHTLTLAAIAAVVTVIAAFLLALYRRTYKGALSGGIVRLATVGYALPGSVLAVGIMLSFNWLDAWAAQLQTALGLSVQPIFVGGVLALLLAYTTRFLAAAFGPVETSLDRIKPSIPEAAAILGARPPEIVRRIYLPMLAPGLLTAALLVFVDVMKEMPATLLMRPFGWDTLAVRIYEMTSEGLWQQAALPGLSIVLVGLVPVVILVRRSAR
- a CDS encoding sensor histidine kinase, whose product is MSLEGLLNQLLNCGWDEDKTDPIQLRRIRTITGTSLLLILLGIPFLLRAYEWHISLRMVTVPAAMLLAITSIAVLGWFKNYHISTQLVVLAIYVAGAGAVLTSGGVGTSAVGWWFLVPLLAGLLRGMSSGLSWGAIVLLSMYACYWAEGHGIPLPDLTPPEHVAAQQLMQALGVTCATLILISNYLGQIGHSERILAEHNERLSRQVERAETAERELTVAVESKTRFLANMSHEMKTPLNAILGFSKRLQHRASDKLDEREQLALGQVVNHSGNMLALVNDLLALAQLDAETPQEPKRSPLDLKELLVRTTQELAPVAGRFDLQLMMEAEDSLVIEANGEQITQAVGALVRHALMYAKQGVVRLTLGEMTQGALIQVLYPGELSEAGKQRLFDRYNHLHSQNGRDVGMSGLALALAQEHVLLHGGRIGVSSDPAASNVCFNLYLPS
- the ubiH gene encoding 2-octaprenyl-6-methoxyphenyl hydroxylase, which encodes MDIIIMGGGLVGASLAACLARDPKINIAVVEKFAPQPQDPHGQGDAESQVLHPSYDARNTALANGTCHVFDQLGLWQSMREYAVPIHTIDITNQGRFGRAVIRAEEERVRALGYVIENRYMGKFLSEHLQSCPNVQYLAPAEIGGLHYEGDQIVASVEVDGRWEMFKSPLVVIADGAQSQGRELLGIGAQVTSYDQVAIVTAVTPDRPHNNLALERFTDTGPLAVLPQTDNRWGLTWCLDQARADELMAADDATFMRALEQAAGSAIGNLTKVGRRFTYPLALTLAKEQVRPNAVVLGNAAHGLHPVAGQGLNMAMRDVAVLVQTLSEARTRGQSWGDFTLLNRYLQQREQDQFNTIQFSDKLTKLFSNRNPLLSMARNSGLLLFDTLGGTKRFVARHAMGRSVSTTLPEVAS
- the pepP gene encoding Xaa-Pro aminopeptidase gives rise to the protein MSITKKEFAERRQQLMNMMEPNSIAIVPAAPMRTRSRDTEYPYRQDSDFFYLSGFAEPEAVLVLVPGREHGEYVMFCRERDRDMEIWNGYRAGPEGVVKQYGADDAFPIGDIDEILPGLLEGTDRVYYLMGRDKEFDTQVMEWVNTIRAKVRSGAHPPGEFIALDHLLHDMRLYKSKAEVRLMQQAADMSASAHVRAMEKCRPGMMEFQLEAEFLHEFGRHGSRFPAYSSIVGGGANACILHYIDNVNELKAGDLVLIDAGAEYQHYAADITRTFPVDGQYSPEQRALYEVVLKAQLAAIKQVKPGNHWNQPHEAAVKELTKGLVALGLLQGKVNELIENEAYRRFYMHRTGHWLGMDVHDVGDYKVGDAWRELEPGMVLTVEPGLYVAPDDDTVDPKWRGIGIRIEDDVLVTEKGRKVLTSKVPKDPDEIEALMAKARTAKRAAAKKTKRVA
- a CDS encoding extracellular solute-binding protein — encoded protein: MKKRVMNILSPVFTLALSAMALGGIAGCSDQDSAKSEAEAGQPTEIVVYSSRNEHLVKPLFDRFTDETGIKISYITDGEGPLMARLQAEAERTPADLLITVDAGNLWQAANMGLLQSTESEVLEQNIPAKYQDSENRWFGLSIRARTIVYSTERVKPEELSTYENLATAAWDGRLCLRTSKKVYNQSLVATLIERHGEQRTEEIVKGWVDNLVTDVFPNDTSLMEAIVAGQCDVGIVNTYYFGRMQAEDPAIPMALFWPNQLTSGVHVNVSGAGVTRHAKHPAQARQLLEWLAQGEAQAMFGGLNMEYPVNPAVPVDDLVKSWGEFKADDLNVEVAGRRQAEAIKLMDRAGYR